From Cryptococcus neoformans var. neoformans B-3501A chromosome 6, whole genome shotgun sequence, the proteins below share one genomic window:
- a CDS encoding hypothetical protein (HMMPfam hit to 2-Hacid_dh, D-isomer specific 2-hydroxyacid dehydrogenase, catalytic domain, score: 54.2, E(): 3.5e-13; HMMPfam hit to 2-Hacid_dh_C, D-isomer specific 2-hydroxyacid dehydrogenase, NAD binding domain, score: 173.4, E(): 4.5e-49), whose product MSTSHLRIPPAEPFTPSLEATVYLHTPFHPKAEIYAETKFKKVLRPKDGKVDDLMKQIDGILLRTGDVTAEMVLAAPNLRIISRNGTGVDNVPLPTCLSRGIAVTNIPGSNAFAVAELAIALMLTVLRRVVEVDKRIRGGERVPSIEALAPGLGGKKVGLVGMGDIAYELAKLLRAFGCEVLIHSPSSPELRWTVEDTRYPVTISHTRMPSLRSLLEQCDVLSLHCPLNANTRYMIGREELGWMKSTAVVINTARGGIIDERALEEALKERKIGGAGLDVFEKEPAYGESLGGLRDLDNVVLLPHLGGSTDSVTLDGCIKAVDIMASYLDGKGAINRVI is encoded by the exons ATGTCAACATCACACCTCCGTATTCCTCCGGCAGAGCCCTTCACCCCTTCTCTTGAAGCCACCGTCTATCTGCATACCCCATTCCACCCCAAAGCAGAGATCTATGCTGAGACCAAATTCAAAAAGGTGTTGCGCccgaaggatgggaaagtAGATGATCTTATGAAGCAGATTGACGGTATTT TACTCCGAACGGGCGATGTCACTGCGGAAATGGTTCTTGCCGCTCCCAATCTGCGTATCATCTCTCGTAATGGTACCGGCGTCGACAACGTCCCTCTACCCACTTGTCTTTCCCGCGGTATCGCAGTCACCAATATCCCAGGTAGTAATGCCTTCGCTGTCGCTGAGCTCGCCATCGCTCTCATGCTTACCGTTTTACGCCGCGTTGTCGAGGTGGACAAAAGGATTAGAGGCGGTGAGCGGGTACCAAGTATAGAAGCGCTCGCACCAGGTCTCGGAGGAAAAAAGGTGGGGTtggtggggatgggagaTATAGCATATGAGCTTGCAAAGCTGCTTCGTGCGTTTGGATGTGAGGTGCTTATCCattcgccttcttccccagAACTCAGATGGACTGTGGAAGATACTCGATACCCGGTTACTATCTCTCACACTCGCATGCCTAGTCTCCGATCTTTACTTGAACAATGTGACGTCCTCTCCCTGCATTGTCCTCTCAACGCGAATACGAGATATATGATTGGCCGAGAAGAACTGGGGTGGATGAAATCTACCGCGGTTGTGATCAATACTGCCAGAGGTGGAATCATAGATGAGCGCGCATTGGAAGAGGcattgaaggagaggaaaatTGGAGGAGCAGGGTTGGATGTGTTTGAGAAGGAGCCAGCTTATGGAGAAAGTCTGGGCGGATTGAGGGATTTGGACAATGTTGTACTTTTGCCTCACTT GGGTGGAAGTACAGACAGCGT